The window atttctatttctgcCACTTTACTTTTTCTATAAAATCAGAGTTCTTTCAGGAAGTATTAGGATAATGAATGGATTGTCTAGTGCATAGACAACCAGCTATGTTTTGCCACACAAGGAATGGttattgattctttgtatttcGGCATATGTAGCTACTCTTTCCTCCATGCTATTCCCATTCCAAACTATTTGGAGTATGGTAtcatatttctttccttataGTCTAAACTTAcactttttaaaagcatagtTTGCCATTAAAACAGCTTACTGTGCTGGACTGTAGATGGTGAACTTCCTCATTGAATGGAACCTTCACCTTTTCTATATGTATTCTCTGTTCACTTATTCAAAAAACAGTCTGATGGGTACTTAGAGAATTCCTGACACTAATAGATGCTAGAGACATAATAATGAACCTCTTCATAGAGATCCAATTTAAatgtttctatagttttcataTATGGCAGGATGAAACATGTCCTAATCAGGGTGTCATcgagaaataaattttctctgaGTAGGAGCTTACCATTTTGAGGTAGGCATGATAATGTCCACAAgtgctttctttctttgcctgTACATCATTATGGTATGAAGTACAATCTGAATACTAACACTTTTCTGCTACCTGTTCTTTGTCTTGACTCAAAGGGCTTTTGGCCTACATTCCTATTGGGTTTCTATagcatttatcaaaaaaaaaaaaaaaagatcagtataGCTTTTGTAAATGAATCATCACTAGTAGTGTTTAGATGTATCTATTTCTAGTTACCTGTACTGgagatggaaatagaaaatgtttgccaGAGTTCCCTTTCCCTAGGGAGAAAGggatggaatgagatgaaaaagGGTAACTAACGACAGAAATAAATGTATTCAGGTGCCAGGGAATGTAACAACATGGGAATTTTAGGTAAAAAGGATATCTTAAgccaaaatatgctttttaaagaattcattatttttcattgagGTTTGTGTAATAATTTGGACAGAATATACAAAAGACCTTATTGTATATAATATAGTGAAATtgtttaaagatgaggaaaatgaatttacattttttttgattGTGGAAAGTTAGGGATTTTTGTAGCCATTAAAAgtatacttgaaaaatatttaaagtgatagTCTATAAAGTCTATGCACTGTGGAGAACAGTGACAGTGCATGGGAGCCCAGTAACTGagattggggtccctgatgacttcatggctgtagCATGCTTGGTGACTGGGAAATTTTCTATCCAAAGGCGTAGGATGTCCAGTTGCTATGACAATGCTCTCCATGGGGAGACTCTGTTGCTAGGGTCTTATCAGCTTCAACCTTGCTCTCAGGCACACAGTTCCTGGGACTGAAGGAACTTCCTTGCTAGACAACAGCAGTGTTTCACCAGTTCTGCTGCTGCTGAATCTGCCCACaaattagtaactttaaacaatggactttcttgagagctacacaatgCTCCTATTATTTCACATTGCAACCATGGAATGTAACTTAAGAAATAGCTGCatatgttgctaactctgtaactttcatgaatcaaagaataatgcttgcatagtctttaatctgattaatgagacatatataataaagattgctggtgtaattcttttGACCTGCTTTTCCATCAAAGAGCAGCACTCCACCAGATCCCAGCTGTTTTACCTTCAAAATTTGTGTATGTGACtcttatttcttccaatctcccatTGCCCCAGAACCTGCTACTTTGGCCGCCACACTAGCCATGACAATAgacatttcttaatatttcaatattatcCATAAAGCGTTCTCCATAgggattatttattttcaaatggtaTTACAGAGTAAATGAGTCTCAGAAGAGGTCTTAAGATATTTCTTACATCTAAGATATTTTGTATCAATAAGGGTATCCctgatttaaaacatttgaatgttttcaatttttgaaacAACTCTACTGGGTGCTTTGACGTGCTGAATTGGAAAAATTTGGATCCAACCTAAAAGAGCTTTTTGGTCACCACTTTTAAAGCTTCCTTCACCTCTTTGTTTCTCAGGCTGTAGATCAGGGGGTTCAACATGGGAATGACAATGCCATAAAATGCAGAGGCCACTTTCATATTCTCCTGGGAATTCTCAGAATGACGCTGTAAGTACATGTAAGCAAGGGTGCCATAGAAAATGGTGACCGCTGTCAggtgggaggcacaggtggagaaggtctTCTTCCTCCCTGCAGTAGAAGACATCTTCAGGATGGTGGTCAGGATGTAAATGTAGGAGAAGATGACCACCAACACAGTGAAGGTCAAGTTTAATCCCACAAACACAGTAAGTACCAGGATGTTGATGTCAATGTTGGAGCACGATAGCATGAGAATTGGGGGAACATCACAGAAAAAGTGATTGATGCTGTTGGATCGACAGAAGGACAGTGAAAATGTAAAACCTGTTTGTACAGAGGCATTTATTGAACCCATGAGGTATGAACCAGCTACCATCTGGATGCAGACTGTCTGAGACATGATGATGGAATAGTGAAGAGGCTTACAGATGGCTACATATCGGTCAACTGCCATCGCTGCTAGGAGGTAGCAGTCGCTGGTTGCAAAGGTTGCATAGACCAGTAATTGCATTAAACATCCACCAAATGATATGGACTTGTTTTCTGTGATGAAGTTTTGCAGCATCTTGGGAGTGATAGCTGTTGTGTAACAGATGTCAACAAAGGCCAGATGTTGtaggaaaaagtacatgggtgTTTGGAGCCTGGCATCTGTCCTGATGAGTAGGATCATTCCAGTATTCCCCACCGTGGACGTCACGTAGATCATGAGAAACACAATGAAGAAGATGATCTGAAACTCATGTTGGGCACCAAATCCCAGAAGGTAGAATTCGGTCACCTCAGTGCTGTTTCCTTGTGTCATGGCTAACCAATGTCTGGATAGAAGCAAGAAAAGGatcaagagaagaaaggaaatcttTGTGACCTTTTCAAATGAAAGATCCTTACATttcatgttactttttaaaaatttttatattcatgaCAAAATCAGAATCTGGTTTATTgtattccaaataatttttctatatttttgataaaaagcCATCACAAACCAGTGTATTCAAGCTATAGATAAATTTTACGGCAGAGAAAGCTTCAGAGAGGAAGAACAACTTTTAACCCGTGATtatgaaaaatgtatattaaactactttttcattattttaagtaaatatctATACTTGCATAAAGCAATAGGATTTTCCACTTCTCAGCAATCTATATTTTTTCATAGGCATTTATCATTCTTGTCATTTAATCCTGATTCAAACTTCTGACATTAGAACTCATTGGAATGAAGAATTCCGAGTTATGTTCATGgttgtgtttgtcagcttttccactgctgtgactgaaatacCTGATAGAACAATtgtagagcaggaaaagtttatttggggctcattttttagaggtctcagtccacaactccattcctctgggctcaagggGAGGCTgaacctcatggcagaagagtctggcagagggaaacagctcacgtgatgatcagaCAGCagacagagagactccactcaacACATACAAAATgtattccccaaaggcttgccCCTTACGACTTACCTCCTCTAGGTacaccctaccagccttcagttaaCACTCTGTGAATCCTCTcaggattaattcattgattgggttaacccaatcatttcttctctaaaccctcttgcattgtcttacacatagGCTTTTGGGAGATGtctcacattcaaaccacaacCATAGTTCACATGATTGATGGCTTCATACTGTGTGTACCTCTCTTCTTTTTTACAACTCTCTTTTAAGTGATTACCTTCACAAAATGTTTCTGATTATCCCCAAGATAATCTTCTTGCTTCATataattaagagagagagaaaaagtttCCTTTTCCATAGCATTGTTTCTCTTATAGTTTTGGCTTAGCTTAAGAAAGATCATGTAACTATTTGATTAGTATATGGTTATAGCTTATTTTACATCAtgaatgtctttgtttttctctacCTGTGTACTTCTGTGCCAGGTTGGGTATACGGCTGAGATGTAATCATGGCTGATTTTCATGTAGTGTAAGCCCTCAAACTCTCTGGTTTGGTGTCTTAATTCTTCAACAATTCTTTCCATATTTCCTAGCACGTGTGTCTCAGACCATGCCTATACACTGCAGAAATTGGTTTGCTGCCTATCAGTATCTTCATCTTTTCTTCTGGAAATGCAGGTAGACATCCAACCAAACTTGCTTGTGTGAGGTTATCTTCTCAATGTAACATAAGTAAAAGCAATGTATGCTAAATCTAGGCCGGAAGCAGCCCTCTCAACCCCATACCTGTGAAAATGGTTACAATATAACCTTCTACTCCATTCCCACCTGAGCTGTTAGTTAGATattggcaatttagagagactttACAAATCATGAGATAAGGTTGCTGGATAAAACAAGGGACAACAAGTTAAAgtaaatttcagaataaataagtaaaatatttcatattaatacaaATCAACTTTAGTATTTATGTTGTCTATtgcatgagaaaaaataaaaacaaaaaatacttattgttttccaaaatttacatttaactgggccgtgtgtgtgtgtgtgtgtgtgtgtgtgtgtgtgtttgtaatttTGGTAGCCCTCCTTGTATTGTTTATTGTGTTCCACTTCAGCCTGGGTTCTGGGATGACTGTACACAACACAGAATCTCTGTCCTACTCTATTTTGTGTTGACAGAGCAGAATGCCACACTtcataataatgaaattcatagaaataaaaaaaatgtatttgggtgATAGCTGTTGATGATGGTAAGTCCAAGATAGTGAAGCTACATCACTTGGGCACCTTGTGACCACCTCATAGCATGGCAGAAAGTGGAAAGGCAAACATTGACATCAACAGAACAAGATAGGGATAAACTTTCTTTCATAACAAATTTAAGGTCAAGATAACTAACCTTTTTCCTCAAAATCAGCATTAATTCAGTCATAAGGGCCATACCTCTTCTCATGCTTTAACCCCTGACATTGTCACAATGGTGATTAATTTCCAACATGTGAACTTGGGGGACACATTCTATCCATAGCAGTCCACTGCCAACAATACCCTTCCTCCACTGGACTGTATGTGACTgagaatttttagttttgtaCAAACTGATATTTATGGAGTTATTTCTTTATAACATTTACTATTATCTTAAATaactattatttctttcataaaatgcAATAATGATATTTTGTAAAAAGGTATAAAGGCAGGAAGTTGTAACAGAAGCACAAGTTTCCAATTGACTAGTGATGGCTTATTTATAGGTCCAAAAAACCTGAAATACCTAGTCAGCAATAGGAAAATCTTAGCCTCCACTAGATTTATGCTTCAGAATCCTCCAAATGGTGATCTTAACCAGGTGCATTGTGAGAGGGATTGTGAGCGAGTCCTAACAGAACGAGGTTTGGAAATGAGGTCCTTTTAAGAAGCAAGTTATAGGTTAGAACTTTTGGTTCAGCAGCAGCTTACCTAAGACACTAGAGCTTCCTTGTCTTATcaatgtaaaaatacaaaaagggattCCTCTGGTacctgaaaaaagaagaaatgaaaagaccacTTGGAGGGAACATATACTATATAATTTATACTaggtatacatatttatataaatataaaatgtataattatacaCAGAGAATTATTACCTTTGTGACAGATAAATAGAAGTACATTTAAGGGATTAAATAGAAATACGTGTAAGGGATTAAAAAACTGGCTgtaatatatcttatatatatatttgtgtgtgtgtgtgtgtgtgtgtgtgtgtgtgtgtgtgtgtggtgctgaggatcaaacctagggtcttgGGCATGAGagacaagaactctaccaactgagctatacccccacaaagacacacacacacacacacacacacacacacacacacctcaccaATATCAAAATCCCGCTTTTGGTATCATAGTGGAATCAAACAAGATGTAAAAGTGGGTGGAAGGTTCACAGGATCTCTTGGCACTGCTGCCCAATTTCCTGTGAATCTAtgagtatttcaaaataaaaagtaaaagaaaaacgaAGAGGAAAATACAGAGCCTAGCTTCAAGTGATGTGAGGTTCAAATTATCAAAGTTACAAAGACCTCACAGCAGGGTGCAGACATTGAGTGCTCACTCCATGGCCCAAGGACACATGCAAACATTATTTTAAGCACATTTAGTGTTAGTTGGTTGATTGACTGATTCATTCACATTCTTTCCTGGGCAACCCTTGGCCAGAATGAGGGCAACCCCTCAATTCCTTCCCATCATATCACCTGATGAGCTGAGTCCTGGTCTCGGGGTGTGACGTTCTGGAACTGCTCCTCTGACCCTGGTGGCTTGCTGCTTCTTGCACACAGGGCAGTGCTACACAGCTGCTGTTGACAGTGGGAGTTACCCTGTTGTACTGGAGCCAGAGTTGCCTCCAGAAGCTCTTTCTGCAGCTGCTGCAGGCTGACTGCCCATGGAGGGCTCTCTGTATGGCTCTTCCCCACCAGGGATCTTATAGCTGCCACCTCAGGGATCTATAGTGACTCCCTTGGTATCTGaggttccagaggctgagatgggaTTGGAAAAGCAGTGATTAGCAGTGGTAATTGGCTGAAGAAAATGTACGTTTTCCAGAGAGAACAAATATTTTGATGTTATTCTATTTTTAGAGGGGACAATTATTTCTAATGTCATGTGTTGTTTaacaactttgcttttttttttttttttaaattgttatccGTCAGATTAAATGCCTTTGCATATGCTGTCAGGACTAAAtttacactttctggagaggacTTTGTTTTTCAGTGTTACTATAATGCCTgcataatagttttttttcttgtcatttattctttaacaagtacttaaaaattttttattatgaaacaggTTAAGCATCTTTTCTTATATCTCAGGACATATGTTTAGGTCTAGATAAATCTTCTCACTAATCAGTAAAGAACATAACTTTCTGATAAAACaaatctaaatctaacctaaattttgaaaaacatttttattagagcattatagtcatacataattGTGAGGCTAATTTTGAtgtattcataaatgtatataacataatttgttccagttcagtccccagtactactaCCTTTTCTTCTCACTACCCCAaatcccttcctctattctattggtgGTTCTtctattaattaatatatttaaattgatgtattatagttatacataaaagtgaaaatcaTTGTGATATGTTCATGCATATTTGTAGCAgaatttgttcaatttcattttaaatcttttcccttttctcatcttccctccctccttccaattcctcttcctctactcctctattttccttctattttcatgagatccctttaaaattttttatttctctctagttTTTACATATGAAGGAAAACATTTGACTCTGGACTTtgtgagtttgacttatttctttaacatgatgttttatagttccatccatttatgatttcattcttctttaagactgagtgaaatttcactgtgtatatattccacattttctttatcttttcaactACTGATAGGCACCTAGGATGGTTGCATATTtgaatattgtgaattgtgctgctataaacattggagtaaatgtattaatttagtataaatttttagttatcttggataaataaaaagatgtggtatagttgggtcatatggtgggttcattcctagtcttttggaGGAATATCCATACAATATCCAAAGCAATTGTACAAATTACAGTTCCATCAATAACACATGAGTGTACCCTATTTCCCACAACTGCACCAGTACTTAATGATCTAACCTAAATTTAAGGGCATATTGTTCATAGTataacaaataaagatattattatatgtgttatattttataatattatgctggctattatttgttgaaaaatatttctgaaaattgcttctttccatttttttctataaacttatacatttaaaaaaagtcaGATTTCCACTATAATAACATTTACTCCTAGTTCACTTCATAGCATCAAAATAATTTGAGTAACTGTGAAATAAGAGACATTGAATTTAGTTGGTCTATAAACTTGCTAGGCttaagcatttaataaatatgcaaagagaaagtgacacacacacacacacacacacacaatgtagcgttactcagtcataaagacattatggcatttgccagtaagtagatggatctggagactatcatgctaggtaaaataagccagtagccaaaagtcaagggttgaatgttttctctgatatgcaaaatctaatccaaaataaggggtggggtggataaaaaaaagagagagggaaagagaaaaaaaaggagagaaatatgtAAATAGAGAAAGATaagtagagtagagaaaggggattgaggaggagaaaggaaggacaggaaaaggaatggacagtggaatgaatctgaccaaacatTCATATGTGCGTGCAGGAGTGTAGCATGGTGGGTCCCAGCATTAGGTATATCCATTGGAcataactaattaatta is drawn from Urocitellus parryii isolate mUroPar1 chromosome 4, mUroPar1.hap1, whole genome shotgun sequence and contains these coding sequences:
- the LOC113195170 gene encoding olfactory receptor 5AK2-like: MTQGNSTEVTEFYLLGFGAQHEFQIIFFIVFLMIYVTSTVGNTGMILLIRTDARLQTPMYFFLQHLAFVDICYTTAITPKMLQNFITENKSISFGGCLMQLLVYATFATSDCYLLAAMAVDRYVAICKPLHYSIIMSQTVCIQMVAGSYLMGSINASVQTGFTFSLSFCRSNSINHFFCDVPPILMLSCSNIDINILVLTVFVGLNLTFTVLVVIFSYIYILTTILKMSSTAGRKKTFSTCASHLTAVTIFYGTLAYMYLQRHSENSQENMKVASAFYGIVIPMLNPLIYSLRNKEVKEALKVVTKKLF